AAAACTATACCTTTTTGTAgagatttatgaaaaatatcatttgttatgatattatcaattaaagtaGCTGAAGTTGACTCTTGTTGGCTTATTAGTTAAAGGAATTGCCCCATGTTcaaatatatcattataaagtttattaactcCACAACTGGTGTGATATTGAAAACTATCCAAATTAATATCATCCATtaaatagtataactttttttcttgactgctttttcttaaaatatcattaataaatatattaaaatttccaatttGACCCTAAGGTGGGCGATAGcaacaacttaaaattaaatttttgttttttgtggttgtgatttcaattgttaaaacctCTTTGTCGTCATCAGAATTACTCATGTCAGGCCTCATAATATACCTCAAATattctttaatgtaaattatttaaccACCGCCTCGCTTTCTATTTTTACGgtctaaagaaattttaataaaacctgGTAAACAGTTATTTCCATTATAAATTACGTCAACAGAGCTACACGCAAATTAAGCTAAGAAAACTGAGGttcttttatattcataaaaaattttcaaaatttttcgaTATGCTTCTAATACTAATAtgcaaaatgtttaaatttttgggattaagaaattcttttatttcattggAATAATAACacaggtcaacaaaaaaaaattttttttctggtgccaagcaaacaatttgttttttgtatagcatatctcattttgatttcaaatatgcaactcTTTTTTTACCATcacgtcaagttgtaaagatatttagGTTCAAATCTTAAGTATTTAGGGTAAAATCCCTAATATTGtcgaaaaaaaagttaggttagaaatctctataaaaatacgcttcttttggttgacatacttttgaataacttttttttcgacaATATTAGGGACTTTACCCTAAATACTTAAGATTTGAACctaaatatctttacaacttgacgtgatggtaaaaaaagagtttcatttgtgaaatcaaaatgagaaatgctatacaaaaaacaaattgtttgctcggcaccagaaaaaaaatttttttgttgagctGTGTAATAGGAGTAGTTGCTTAGTACAGCGCCGGCtccgataaaataatttaaatacggATCCGATTCGTGGTTTTGTAAAAAGTCATCAGTTTGAATGAAATCAAAAGAGTTTAGTTCAAAATTGTTCAAATTATTCGAacccattttcttttttagattgtacctaagtaaataaaagaaattttattcaaaaatcacgCGTTAttagtttgttataaataactttagcaaTTTACCTTTTTGCCTTAGTTCTTTAGCGTctgtaacaactttttttgtgaCTCGTTTGTCCGTTCGCAAGAATcctcttttataaaaaacttttgattccaaagttttatttttatgcatttatcaAGGATAGCTGATTTgtctttaaaacttaaaaatttcacaacGACGGttctgactttttttattatttttttcctacTCGTTGTGCTCGTTCAATAATAAAGTTTCCTTGAAGTTCAAGTTTAGTTTTAAGTACATCATGGACTTTTCATTCACAATCTTCTCAACTTTTTCTGATTCCTCAATTCCATTATTTATCAAACTGTTTCGTCTACTTCGATTTTCTAGCTCTGCCAATTTATCCTTCATGGATTCAGttacaatattttctaaaatatttagtttactGTGATCAGGTTTTGCTTCGGCAAGTTCAACTAAAGCTTTGTCATATTTATCACTTGCAAAATcgacagatttttttaaatcgtttatttCCAGTttcagaattttattttcatcttttaaagtttttacttgaTTCtccaactttttaattttatcgttaaaaattttgataattgtACAATTATGAAgttctaaaatttcttttaattgagCAATTGTAAAATCTTTTGCTATTTTCGATTTCCTTGTTTAGTTGCAGTTCAAACACGTCCGTTCgcaataatgttaaaaaaatatctccGTAAATCAATGTTTGTTAAAGTTGATTAAAGGTTTACCATATTGACTATTATTAGTTAATTGACGTTAACGTATACGTCACTGTTCTCCAAATTGACCACCAGGTTGAAACTCTCCCCACTcccaatttttttgcattatatcAATCATATGCAATAGTAAACACAATTTATGTTGCCAAAAAAATCTGAACTAAGTGCtaagtatgtaaaatttaaaaattaaaacacatcatttctttctttttttcttttaaagttaaaataaagtcAGCCATTATGGTTgtcaaaataacacaataatatttatctattatatttaaaaaaaacactcaataaatatatttataacacaAATGATATTTTCactattgtttgtttaaattgaaattCACTACAGCAGATTTTAGCTTTTCTGCATAATTTTTGTGTCCAATAGTTCTTTTATAATTCacccaagtttttttaaatttgtgatgAACAGCTTCACCACATTGTTCTGCATAGTTACCTAAGCTAGTATTATTGTGTTCTACAAAAGGGAGAATGTGACACactaaaatatgaattttcCATGAAACTGTTAAATTGTAGTCAAAAATATCTTTGGTATACAGTTGAAgattaaaaaatgaacttttgaaGTCTtcaattttaacagaaatatcTATACCCAGTTCCAAACCGAACTCTGctgattttattaataaaaatttacgcAAACAATTAACTATCGGTAAAATATTAATTGCTGCAGCAAAGGTGACATCTCTCTCTAAAACATCTAGCAAGGACATTAATCTATTTGCATTGTTTCCATCTAAACCTACACCATGATACCCTCTCATTAGTATGTAATGTGTTTTCAACCAATTTTCAAAAGGTGGCCAAACACACAAAAGTAAAGTACAAAATTTATCTACAACTCCCATCAAAATGTGGAGCTCAGGTGGAGGAACAATGTGTTCTAGAAGAGTTTCTTGTTCTTCTTGTAAGTAAATTAAACGAGgattgataacatttttgtattcctgcattttcaatctttttttcccATCACATACATATTGATCATAACACAGGTCTATGGAGCCTAAAGTTCTAAGTTTTCCTGTTTCTAGCGAGCATTCTACTTTACAATACAAACAGGCATATTTACCAGAGTGACCTGATAGTTCAAAAATACTGTTTGCACACTTTAAATCAAATGCAAGACTAAAATTTACTTCTTCAAGTTTTAGAGGAGCCAATAATTTTTGGAGATTGCCATTGTCCTCTGAAACCAACTCCACAATGGCAAGAATATAACAACGTTTTACGCCAGAATCTTCATATATTTCAGATGAAGAATAGTGATTTTTTGGATCAAAAACATTaatgataacttttaaaaagttttgaccaCCATCTATAGAAATTCTTACCATTGCATTAAGGTTATCGATACCtcttttttctgttataaatttaataaattctgttgtattttttacataaacaataTCTCTAAAAACTGTCTGATCTCCGTCAACCAGTTCCTCTGTTTTGCATTCATATAAAGAATCAAGAGTTTCCTCTAATTcagtcattttaatattaatacttgATTCTACAACACCAGTTACGTTCCTCCGTAAAGtagaacataatttttttgttttgtttttagaaagttCTAATTCATTCGATAGCTCCATAATAGTTTGGAATGAGATCTAGtttactttctttctttttgacttaattttattaactccaACTGTAACCGAGAGAAGATTTCCTCCTGTAGACAACATGAACTGCTCTCCGCTTACAATGTTTTCACGTTCCATTTTGCGTTTTAACAATCCAGAAACTATTTGTTCTGCATTTTTCTCTCCAAGCGACTCACTTATATCTATGATACTGCTTACAGCGTTACTTTTGCAACAAGTATGAGGAACTCCTCTGCCTAAAATTAACAGTGATAATTtaacaagtattttaaaataactaaaaattgaataagaaataaaacaataaaactattaaatcaaactttacagtttgattttaaaatttatcaaacaatatagaattttaaagttattaaaaacaatataaatttttaaaaatttatttgaacaaacAAGTTAACAATATCTACAAAGTGCAAAACATTTGCACTTGTAAAAAGAATCTAAATAGTTGTGGATTATTTCtacattataaacttttttatataacagatttgattgataaaaaataaaggaaaaatacatttcaataaaatttatttaaattataaaaccgtaatattttttattcatactaAGATTTAAATAGCAAAGACTACAGATTTTCTCAGTTGTATTTGGCTCTGTATCAACATGTATCTCAGTTGTATTTGGCTCtgtatcaacatttttttggaTACCTAGCAGTGAGGAGGTTCGTCTAATACTGCTTCtatcaacatatatatatatatatatatatatatatatatatatatatatatatatatatatatatatatatatatatatatatatatatatatatatatatatatatatatatatatatatatatatatatatatatatatatatattatatatatatatatatatatatatatatatatatatatatatatatataatatatatatataatatatatatatatatatatatatatatatatatatatataatatatatatatatatatatatatatatatatatatatatatatatatatatatatatatatatatatatatatatatatatatatatatatatatatatatatatatatatatatatatattatatatatatattatatatatatatatatatatatatatatatatatatatatatatatatatatatatatatatatatgtaaattatgttagtgtattttaaaaatagagtgctcaatgttcttaaagaacagagcaataataaattagtaaaaaacacttatcttttaactttttcttctACTTGAAGTTTCACCATTGCTGGATCATCAGGAAAAGTACAGGAAGAGTATCAGGAAGGAACTCTTCCTGATGATCCAGCAATGATGAAACTTCAAGTAGAAGAAAAAGTTAGATAAgcgttttttactaatttaatttatatatatatatatatatatatatatatatatatatatatatatatatatatatatatatatatatttatatatacatatacatatatataagtaataattaacTCATACAAAAGTACCTTTGATATAC
This portion of the Hydra vulgaris chromosome 13, alternate assembly HydraT2T_AEP genome encodes:
- the LOC136090326 gene encoding uncharacterized protein LOC136090326, with product MELSNELELSKNKTKKLCSTLRRNVTGVVESSINIKMTELEETLDSLYECKTEELVDGDQTVFRDIVYVKNTTEFIKFITEKRGIDNLNAMVRISIDGGQNFLKVIINVFDPKNHYSSSEIYEDSGVKRCYILAIVELVSEDNGNLQKLLAPLKLEEVNFSLAFDLKCANSIFELSGHSGKYACLYCKVECSLETGKLRTLGSIDLCYDQYVCDGKKRLKMQEYKNVINPRLIYLQEEQETLLEHIVPPPELHILMGVVDKFCTLLLCVWPPFENWLKTHYILMRGYHGVGLDGNNANRLMSLLDVLERDVTFAAAINILPIVNCLRKFLLIKSAEFGLELGIDISVKIEDFKSSFFNLQLYTKDIFDYNLTVSWKIHILVCHILPFVEHNNTSLGNYAEQCGEAVHHKFKKTWVNYKRTIGHKNYAEKLKSAVVNFNLNKQ